One window of the Osmerus mordax isolate fOsmMor3 chromosome 2, fOsmMor3.pri, whole genome shotgun sequence genome contains the following:
- the LOC136965711 gene encoding uncharacterized protein isoform X2 gives MKETGSFELLDKQEAQVEAANALLFLQGQGRVKCELGQSQEDHETAETATSSSSSEEGEESDLSSDSKSRGGKPTKMTATPTKYEDTLLALKKENRALREAVEKQSLTENSLRNDPEKVRFYTGLPNYFVFETVMWLLAPHMDGAKNVKLAKFQQLLLTLMRLRLDLRNQDLAYRFGVKVGTVTRTVHRMVNIMSNTLVPTAVFWPSRAELRKNLPAALRTSYPDCAVIIDCFTVTFEKPASQTSQQEAAGTPSAQGAGRNTLKYLIGVAPQGVVTFISRGSPGDVSDKSMAEGCGFLCKLLPGDVVLAERDLEIGESVAACGALLQVTGGHVDAYDGDSSLEEASLERQSVRRHVERVIAMVKQRYAMLAGPVESCFMAAERTSNLTTFDKIVQVACALNNLCISAAPLE, from the coding sequence ATGAAAGAAACTGGTTCCTTTGAACTTCTAGATAAGCAGGAAGCCCAAGTGGAGGCGGCAAACGCCTTGCTCTTCCTCCAGGGTCAGGGCAGGGTCAAGTGTGAACTAGGCCAGAGCCAGGAGGACCATGAAACAGCTGAGACCGCAACCTCATCTTCCAGCAGCgaagaaggggaggagtcaGACCTTTCGAGTGACAGCAAAAGTAGGGGAGGGAAGCCCACCAAAATGACTGCCACGCCCACCAAGTACGAAGACACCCTCCTGGCCTTGAAGAAGGAGAACCGGGCTCTCAGAGAGGCTGTGGAAAAGCAGTCTCTAACTGAGAACTCCCTCAGGAATGACCCGGAGAAGGTGAGGTTTTACACCGGCCTGCCCAACTACTTTGTGTTTGAGACGGTCATGTGGCTCCTGGCGCCGCACATGGACGGAGCCAAGAACGTGAAGCTAGCCAAGTTCCAGCAGCTGCTGCTAACCCTGATGCGTCTCCGCCTGGACCTTCGCAACCAGGACCTAGCCTACCGCTTTGGCGTGAAGGTTGGCACGGTGACGAGGACTGTGCACAGGATGGTCAACATCATGTCCAACACGCTGGTGCCCACCGCTGTCTTCTGGCCCTCCAGAGCCGAGCTCCGCAAGAACCTCCCTGCAGCGCTGCGCACCTCCTACCCAGACTGCGCCGTCATCATAGACTGCTTCACGGTGACCTTCGAGAAGCCCGCATCTCAGACCAGCCAACAAGAGGCTGCTGGGACACCGTCTGCGCAAGGGGCAGGGCGCAACACGCTGAAGTACCTGATAGGTGTGGCCCCGCAGGGCGTGGTCACCTTTATCTCCAGAGGGTCCCCGGGGGATGTCAGTGACAAGAGCATGGCGGAGGGGTGTGGCTTCCTGTGTAAGCTCCTACCAGGGGACGTGGTCTTGGCAGAGCGGGATCTGGAGATTGGAGAGTCCGTAGCAGCTTGCGGTGCCCTGTTGCAGGTAACGGGGGGCCACGTGGATGCGTACGACGGGGACTCCTCGCTGGAAGAGGCATCCTTGGAGAGGCAGAGCGTGCGCAGACACGTGGAGCGGGTCATCGCCATGGTGAAGCAGCGGTACGCCATGCTGGCGGGCCCTGTGGAGAGCTGCTTCATGGCTGCTGAGCGCACGTCAAACCTGACCACGTTTGATAAGATTGTGCAAGTGGCCTGTGCCTTAAACAACCTGTGCATCTCTGCTGCTCCTCTGGAGTGA
- the lats2 gene encoding serine/threonine-protein kinase LATS2, with amino-acid sequence MRPKTFPATPYVGNTRQRLQEIKEGLKQPAKLVSQALLGGSARGEGGRGAESKGKDPGSRQQQLRPPQKFNNYQNALREIRKSLMPFANESGPSSGSAHPAGDVNRQMLQELVNAGCDQEMAVRALKQTGSRNIEAALEYISKMGYLDPRNELIVRVIKQTSPGKGGPNSSMDHRPSLEGTSEGAMPAYHQMGAPMYEGSQYGPEGEMPRPYMGAPPVMNYMMPPTGAAQGAAMGNPLGRPPSMGPYPPAMSAQSSPGNPMYTPGAQQKAYPGSMEQHGAMLSYSVPGQPLQLQPQPPGGPGPHYDYSHARPHMMEPSGYGVQRSASFQNKMAPMAPDNYISMQGKGGLGQNGGVYPPNLYLPPHSHPRQSSPTSHQVHMMSRSPGGATAMGPDFSDIPQGLLTPSRASLNLDLYEHHWVGPQGPDGAPQSRQPQPQGPFRGEVRVPSRTNSFNNRSTPNNVRPTMATPATNKQDSALGPPNTITAVTSPPIQQPVKSIRVMRPEPKTAVGPCHPGWLAAQEAADPHSYMPEETYTLEPAQEPRCPPPPYPKTLLLPGAAGEPGALEGAGAMGGVPDLSGPARSAHGSGGSGKGEEGNVKEKTKKGEKAVKDKKQIQTSPVPVRKNGRDEEKRESRIKSYSPFAFKFYMEQHVENVMKTYQQKLNRRLQLEQEMSKAGLSEAEQEQMRKMLNQKESNYNRLRRAKMDKSMFVKIKTLGIGAFGEVCLTRKVDTGALYAMKTLRKKDVLNRNQVAHVKAERDILAEADNEWVVRLYYSFQDRDSLYFVMDYIPGGDMMSLLIRMGVFPEPLARFYVAELTLAIESVHKMGFIHRDIKPDNILIDLDGHIKLTDFGLCTGFRWTHNSKYYQKGSHVRQDSMEPSDFWDDVSNCRCGDRLMTLEQRASRQHQRCLAHSLVGTPNYIAPEVLLRKGYTQLCDWWSVGVILFEMLVGQPPFLAPTPTETQIKVINWESTLQVPPQVKLSPEAVDIIGRLCCSADQRLGRNGAGEIKAHSFFHQMDFSSNPRTQPAPYRPKIAHPMDTSNFDPVEEEGGPGAWSDSGDSARAWETLCSPHGKHPEHAFYEFTFRRFFDDNGCPFRYPKPPENTHDPSSSSRAGSLGPEEEEEDEDEEEEDEEDEEEEEQAEGCEPVYV; translated from the exons ATGAGGCCCAAGACGTTCCCAGCCACCCCATATGTGGGCAACACACGCCAGCGCCTCCAGGAGATCAAGGAGGGGCTGAAACAGCCGGCCAAGCTGGTGAGCCAGGCGCTGCTGGGGGGCAGCGCCCGCGGCGAAGGTGGGCGAGGGGCCGAGAGCAAGGGCAAAGACCCCGGCAGCCGCCAGCAGCAGCTCAGACCCCCCCAGAAGTTCAACAACTACCAAAACGCGCTGCGCGAAATCCGCAAGTCCCTCATGCCCTTCGCCAACGAGTCGGGACCGTCCTCTGGCTCTGCCCACCCAGCCGGCGACGTCAACAGACAGATGCTGCAGGAGCTGGTCAACGCCGGCTGTGACCAG gagatGGCGGTGCGAGCCCTgaagcagacaggaagtagaaacATCGAGGCAGCGCTGGAGTACATTAGCAAGATGGGCTACCTGGACCCCCGCAACGAGCTCATCGTCCGCGTAATCAAACAGACCTCGCCAG GAAAAGGGGGGCCAAACTCCTCAATGGACCACCGGCCTTCGTTGGAGGGGACAAGCGAGGGTGCCATGCCCGCCTACCACCAGATGGGGGCGCCAATGTACGAAGGTTCCCAGTACGGACCTGAGGGGGAGATGCCTCGACCATACATGGGCGCTCCGCCTGTCATGAACTACATGATGCCCCCCACAGGGGCAGCGCAGGGTGCTGCCATGGGCAACCCTCTAGGCCGGCCCCCCAGTATGGGGCCGTACCCCCCTGCGATGTCGGCCCAGAGCAGCCCCGGCAACCCCATGTACACCCCAGGGGCGCAGCAGAAGGCCTACCCAGGCAGCATGGAGCAGCACGGGGCCATGCTGAGCTACAGTGTCCCTGGACAGCCCctgcagctccagccccagccaccAGGGGGCCCCGGCCCTCACTACGACTACAGCCATGCCCGGCCGCACATGATGGAGCCCTCAGGGTACGGGGTCCAGAGGAGTGCATCCTTTCAGAACAAGATGGCCCCCATGGCACCAGACAACTACATCAGCATGCAAGGCAAAGGGGGCCTGGGGCAGAACGGTGGGGTTTACCCTCCTAACCTGTACCTCccgccccactctcacccccgccagtccagccccacctcccaccaggTCCACATGATGTCTCGCTCCCCCGGGGGGGCCACTGCCATGGGCCCTGACTTCTCCGACATCCCCCAGGGCCTGTTGACGCCCTCCAGGGCCAGCCTCAACCTGGACCTGTACGAGCACCACTGGGTCGGGCCCCAGGGTCCAGACGGGGCCCCTCAATCCAGGCAGCCCCAACCTCAAGGGCCCTTCCGTGGGGAGGTGCGTGTGCCCAGCAGGACCAACTCATTCAACAACCGCTCCACCCCCAACAACGTCCGGCCCACCATGGCCACACCTGCAACCAACAAGCAGGACTCCGCCCTTGGCCCTCCCAACACCATCACTGCTGTGACGTCACCCCCCATCCAGCAGCCGGTGAAGAGCATCCGGGTAATGAGGCCTGAGCCCAAGACAGCGGTAGGGCCATGTcatcctggctggctggctgcccaGGAAGCAGCTGATCCCCACTCCTACATGCCCGAGGAGACCTACACCCTGGAGCCAGCCCAGGAGCCCCGTTGCCCGCCGCCACCCTACCCCAAAACCCTGCTGCTGCCTGGGGCTGCTGGTGAGCCTGGGgcgctggagggggctggagccATGGGCGGGGTGCCTGACCTCAGCGGCCCCGCCCGGTCTGCGCACGGCAGCGGAGGAAgcggaaagggagaggagggcaacgTGAAGGAGAAGaccaagaaaggagagaaggcagTGAAGGACAAGAAGCAGATCCAGACATCGCCAGTGCCGGTGAGGAAGAACGGGCGTgacgaggagaagagggagtcgCGCATCAAGAGCTACTCGCCCTTTGCCTTCAAGTTCTACATGGAGCAGCACGTTGAGAACGTGATGAAGACCTACCAGCAGAAACTGAACCGCAGGCtccagctggagcaggagatgtCCAAG gcTGGCCTATCAGAGGCGGAGCAGGAGCAGATGAGGAAGATGCTCAACCAGAAGGAGTCAAACTACAACCGCCTGCGGCGTGCCAAGATGGACAAGTCCATGTTCGTCAAGATCAAGACGCTGGGCATCGGCGCCTTCGGCGAGGTGTGCCTGACGCGCAAGGTGGACACGGGCGCCCTGTACGCCATGAAAACGCTCCGCAAGAAGGACGTGCTCAACCGCAACCAGGTGGCCCACGTCAAGGCTGAGCGTGACATCCTGGCGGAGGCCGATAACGAGTGGGTGGTGCGTCTCTACTACTCGTTCCAGGACAGGGACAGCCTATACTTCGTCATGGACTACATACCCGGAGGAGACATGATGAGCCTGCTCATCCGCATGGGGGTGTTCCCCGAGCCGCTGGCACGCTTCTACGTGGCGGAGCTGACGCTGGCCATCGAAAGTGTTCACAAGATGGGCTTCATCCACCGCGACATCAAGCCCGACAACATCCTCATCGACCTGGACGGACACATCAAGCTGACGGACTTCGGACTCTGCACGGGCTTCCGCTGGACACACAACTCCAAGTACTACCAGAAAG GGAGCCACGTCAGGCAGGACAGCATGGAGCCCAGTGACTTCTGGGACGATGTGTCCAACTGTCGCTGTGGCGACCGCCTGATGACCCTGGAGCAGCGTGCCAGCCGGCAGCACCAGCGCTGCCTGGCACACTCACTGGTGGGAACGCCCAACTACATCGCCCCGGAGGTGCTGCTGCGCAAAG GCTACACCCAGCTGTGTGACTGGTGGAGTGTGGGAGTGATCCTGTTTGAGATGCTTGTGGGACAGCCGCCCTTcctggcccccacccccactgagACGCAGATCAAG GTGATCAACTGGGAGAGCACGCTGCAGGTGCCCCCTCAGGTGAAGCTCAGCCCGGAGGCCGTGGACATCATCGGCCGTCTCTGCTGCTCTGCCGACCAGCGTCTGGGCAGGAACGGCGCTGGAGAAATCAAGGCCCACTCCTTCTTCCACCAGATGGACTTCTCCAGCAACCCGCGCACCCAGCCAGCCCCTTACCGACCCAAGATTGCCCACCCCATGGACACGTCAAACTTCGaccctgtggaggaggaggggggacccGGGGCGTGGAGTGACAGCGGGGACAGCGCACGTGCCTGGGAGACGTTGTGCTCCCCTCACGGGAAACACCCGGAACACGCCTTCTACGAGTTCACCTTCCGGAGGTTCTTTGACGACAATGGTTGCCCTTTCCGCTACCCTAAGCCCCCCGAGAACACCCACGACCCGTCAAGCAGCAGCAGGGCAGGCAGCCTGGgccctgaggaagaggaggaggatgaggacgaggaggaggaggacgaggaggacgaggaggaggaagaacaggCAGAGGGCTGCGagcctgtgtatgtgtag
- the LOC136965711 gene encoding uncharacterized protein isoform X1, giving the protein MVHTCVVTGCRNRRTLGTSLSFYRFPRDPERKQRWIAAVNREGWVPNDGSRLCSNHFISGKQVKNPRSPDYVPTVFAAPPPSPEMKETGSFELLDKQEAQVEAANALLFLQGQGRVKCELGQSQEDHETAETATSSSSSEEGEESDLSSDSKSRGGKPTKMTATPTKYEDTLLALKKENRALREAVEKQSLTENSLRNDPEKVRFYTGLPNYFVFETVMWLLAPHMDGAKNVKLAKFQQLLLTLMRLRLDLRNQDLAYRFGVKVGTVTRTVHRMVNIMSNTLVPTAVFWPSRAELRKNLPAALRTSYPDCAVIIDCFTVTFEKPASQTSQQEAAGTPSAQGAGRNTLKYLIGVAPQGVVTFISRGSPGDVSDKSMAEGCGFLCKLLPGDVVLAERDLEIGESVAACGALLQVTGGHVDAYDGDSSLEEASLERQSVRRHVERVIAMVKQRYAMLAGPVESCFMAAERTSNLTTFDKIVQVACALNNLCISAAPLE; this is encoded by the exons ATGGTTCACACGTGTGTCGTGACTGGCTGTCGTAACAGAAGAACGCTCGGCACCTCACTGTCTTTTTACCGTTTCCCACGCGACCCCGAGAGAAAACAACGTTGGATTGCAGCTGTAAACCGCGAGGGATGGGTTCCAAATGACGGGAGTAGACTGTGTAGTAATCATTTCATCTCAG GTAAACAGGTGAAGAACCCCCGGTCACCAGATTATGTTCCTACCGTGTTTgctgcccctcctccatctccagagATGAAAGAAACTGGTTCCTTTGAACTTCTAGATAAGCAGGAAGCCCAAGTGGAGGCGGCAAACGCCTTGCTCTTCCTCCAGGGTCAGGGCAGGGTCAAGTGTGAACTAGGCCAGAGCCAGGAGGACCATGAAACAGCTGAGACCGCAACCTCATCTTCCAGCAGCgaagaaggggaggagtcaGACCTTTCGAGTGACAGCAAAAGTAGGGGAGGGAAGCCCACCAAAATGACTGCCACGCCCACCAAGTACGAAGACACCCTCCTGGCCTTGAAGAAGGAGAACCGGGCTCTCAGAGAGGCTGTGGAAAAGCAGTCTCTAACTGAGAACTCCCTCAGGAATGACCCGGAGAAGGTGAGGTTTTACACCGGCCTGCCCAACTACTTTGTGTTTGAGACGGTCATGTGGCTCCTGGCGCCGCACATGGACGGAGCCAAGAACGTGAAGCTAGCCAAGTTCCAGCAGCTGCTGCTAACCCTGATGCGTCTCCGCCTGGACCTTCGCAACCAGGACCTAGCCTACCGCTTTGGCGTGAAGGTTGGCACGGTGACGAGGACTGTGCACAGGATGGTCAACATCATGTCCAACACGCTGGTGCCCACCGCTGTCTTCTGGCCCTCCAGAGCCGAGCTCCGCAAGAACCTCCCTGCAGCGCTGCGCACCTCCTACCCAGACTGCGCCGTCATCATAGACTGCTTCACGGTGACCTTCGAGAAGCCCGCATCTCAGACCAGCCAACAAGAGGCTGCTGGGACACCGTCTGCGCAAGGGGCAGGGCGCAACACGCTGAAGTACCTGATAGGTGTGGCCCCGCAGGGCGTGGTCACCTTTATCTCCAGAGGGTCCCCGGGGGATGTCAGTGACAAGAGCATGGCGGAGGGGTGTGGCTTCCTGTGTAAGCTCCTACCAGGGGACGTGGTCTTGGCAGAGCGGGATCTGGAGATTGGAGAGTCCGTAGCAGCTTGCGGTGCCCTGTTGCAGGTAACGGGGGGCCACGTGGATGCGTACGACGGGGACTCCTCGCTGGAAGAGGCATCCTTGGAGAGGCAGAGCGTGCGCAGACACGTGGAGCGGGTCATCGCCATGGTGAAGCAGCGGTACGCCATGCTGGCGGGCCCTGTGGAGAGCTGCTTCATGGCTGCTGAGCGCACGTCAAACCTGACCACGTTTGATAAGATTGTGCAAGTGGCCTGTGCCTTAAACAACCTGTGCATCTCTGCTGCTCCTCTGGAGTGA